The Seriola aureovittata isolate HTS-2021-v1 ecotype China chromosome 2, ASM2101889v1, whole genome shotgun sequence genome has a segment encoding these proteins:
- the LOC130177627 gene encoding odorant receptor 131-2-like: MNLSSVNGTFTAAGRQRDTFTAAVTKNVIVTVLCISINYVNGTLVHTFRKHQILNSNPRYILFIHLVINDMSQLALSTLLHVISYTLYTISVPFCLILLIITVLTTLNTPLNLAGMAVECYIAICIPLRHSLICTVKKTYILIGLIWAVSALSILPDLFILLATEPLHFFHSRVLCTRFTVFRSIYSLKKREASHIVCLVLVWLILFYTYFRILFAAKGATADFKKARNTIVLHGFQLLLCMLTYVRPMFEQVLLYLLPKQHLSILFANYVIVQILPRFVSPIVYGLRDQTFRRYVRRYLLCKVSTSSHPENVTKPNITSSMRQQ; this comes from the exons ATGAATTTGTCATCTGTCAATGGCACTTTTACTGCAGCTGGGAGACAGCGGGACAccttcactgcagctgttaCCAAAAATGTGATTGTCACAGTCCTCTGCATCTCCATTAACTACGTCAATGGTACTCTGGTCCACACCTTCAGAAAGCACCAG ATTTTAAATTCGAACCCTCGTTACATTCTGTTCATCCACCTGGTGATAAATGACATGTCACAGCTGGCCCTGTCCACTCTTCTCCACGTCATCAGCTACACCCTGTATACTATCAGCGTACCTTTCTGCCTCATCCTGCTGATCATCACCGTCCTCACCACCCTCAACACCCCACTAAACCTGGCTGGAATGGCAGTCGAGTGCTACATCGCCATCTGCATCCCCCTCCGTCACAGCCTGATCTGCACTGTCAAAAAAACCTACATCCTGATTGGTTTGATCTGGGCTGTCAGTGCACTTTCTATCCTACCAGacctcttcatcctcctggCCACAGAGCCTCTGCACTTCTTTCACTCCAGAGTGTTATGTACCAGATTTACTGTGTTCAGAAGCATTTACAGTCTGAAGAAGAGGGAAGCGTCACACATTGTTTGTCTTGTCTTGGTTTGGCTCATACTCTTTTACACTTACTTTAGGATTCTGTTTGCAGCCAAGGGAGCAACTGCAGACTTTAAAAAAGCCAGAAACACTATTGTCCTCCATGGTTTTCAGTTGCTGTTGTGCATGCTTACTTATGTGAGACCCATGTTTGAACAAGTTCTACTCTACTTATTGCCCAAACAACACTTGTCCATATTGTTTGCCAACTATGTCATTGTCCAGATCCTGCCTCGGTTTGTTAGCCCCATCGTTTACGGACTGCGAGACCAGACCTTCAGGAGATATGTGAGAAGGTACCTGCTTTGTAAAGTGAGCACAAGCAGCCACCCAGAAAATGTCACCAAGCCGAACATCACGTCTTCTATGAGACAGCAGTGA